The DNA region CGCCTGGCTATCAAAAGAGCGGAAAACGCACTGGCTGAAGGCAGTCCGAAGTAAACTATACCTTACGGTCTTTTTACAAGCGGATAACATTACTGCGCGCACAAACTTTTACCTTCGGTAATTCGTTTATACTGAATACATGAGAGGGTTCCGATTTTCTGATTTTAAACCTGACGACCTGCCAAAAGGCGGTTTTGAGGAATTGCTGAAGCTGTTTACCCAGTTGCTCAATTACACCGCAGGTGATGCCGGGGAAACCCTTGCCTGGATGAATGAGCTGGATAAGCAGTACAAGTTTACCAACAATGAGTATGGTATGGGCGATTTTATAGAGGAGCTGAAGGAAAAGGGCTACCTGCAGGAAAACCCTGCCAATGGCAACCTTAGCATAACTGCCAAAACAGAACAGACCATTCGCCAATCGGCGCTTGAAGAAATCTTTGGCAAGCTAAAAAAGGCAGGAAAAGGGAACCATAACAGCAACATTTCAGGAATCGGTGAGGAAAAAAATGCCGACAGAAGGGAATATACTTTTGGCGATAGCCTGGATCAGATAGACATGACCGCCTCTATACACAATGCCCAGATCAACCATGGCATTGGCAACTTTACCCTTACCGAGCGCGATCTGGAGGTAGAAGAAAAGGATTATAAAACCCTTACCTCTACCGTACTCATGATTGATATTTCCCATTCTATGATCCTGTATGGAGAAGACCGCATTACACCGGCAAAAAAAGTAGCTATGGCGCTGGCAGAACTCATCAATACCCGGTATCCTAAGGATACCCTGGATATTGTAGTTTTTGGAAACGATGCCTGGCCCATTACCGTAAAAGACCTGCCTTATTTGCAGGTTGGCCCTTACCATACCAATACCTTTGCAGGGCTGGAGCTGGCCACGGACCTGCTGCGCAGACGCAAAACGCACAACAAACAGATCTTTATGATTACCGATGGCAAGCCTACCTGCCTGAAAGAAAACGGCCGCTATTATAAAAACAGCGTAGGACTCGACAGAAAAGTGATCAGCAAAACCCTGAACATGGCAGCCCAGTGTAAGCGCCTGGGAATTCCTATTACCACCTTTATGATTGCCAAAGACCCCTATTTGCAGCAATTTGTAAGGGAGTTTACACAAATCAACGGCGGAAGGGCATTTTATAGCTCACTGAACGGATTGGGAGAATATATTTTTGAAGATTACATTAAGAACAGGAGAAAGACAGTCAGATAATGGACCATATCAATATCAAAACACTTGGAGCATTAAAAGCCTCCAATTACACCCCGCTTTCCGTTAAAGAAGAACTGCGTAAAAACCTGATCAGGCAGTTGCAGGATAAAGATGCCGGTTTTGACGGCATTTTAGGATACGATGAAACGGTAATACCAGAGCTGCAAACGGCCATCTTATCCCGTCACAACATCCTGCTGCTGGGCTTACGCGGACAGGCAAAGACCCGTATTGCGCGTTTAATGGTGAACCTGTTAGACGAATACATCCCATACGTCAGCGGCAGCGAGATTTTTGACGATCCGTTGAACCCCATTTCCTGGTATGCCAAACATGAGCTTATGATACATGGCGACAATACGCCCATCAGCTGGCAGCACCGTTCGGAACGCTATACCGAAAAACTGGCCACTCCGGATGTAACGGTTGCCGATCTGATTGGTGATGTAGACCCCATTAAAGCAGCTACGCTTAAACTGACGTACAACGATGAAAGGGTAATCCATTTCGGACTGATCCCAAGGGCGCACCGCAGCATTTTTGTAATCAACGAGCTACCCGATCTCCAGGCACGCATACAGGTTGCGCTATTTAATATGCTTCAGGAGAAAGACATACAGATCAGGGGCTTTAAACTGCGCCTGCCGCTCGATGTTCAGTTCGTGTTTACCGCAAATCCTGAAGATTATACCAATCGCGGATCTATTGTGACCCCACTAAAAGACCGTATTGAAAGCCAGATCCTTACCCATTACCCTAAAACCATTGCCATTTCCAGAAAGATCACTTTCCAGGAAGCCAGGATCAGTGCAGAACAGACACAACGTATTGAGGCCGATGGGCTCGTAAAAGACCTGGTGGAGCAGGTTGCATTTGAAGCCCGAAAAAGTGAATTTATTGACCAGAAATCCGGGGTCTCGGCAAGGCTCACCATATCGGCTTATGAGAACCTCATCAGTACCGCTGAACGCAGGATGCTCATCAACAGAGAGAAAACCACAGTGGTACGCCTGTCCGATCTTACCGGCATCATTCCGGCTGTAACCGGAAAAATTGAGCTGGTATATGAAGGAGAGCTGGAAGGCCCTGCAAAAGTAGCCAATACCCTGATCGGAAAGGCCATTAAAAGCCTGTTTA from Pedobacter africanus includes:
- a CDS encoding vWA domain-containing protein, which codes for MRGFRFSDFKPDDLPKGGFEELLKLFTQLLNYTAGDAGETLAWMNELDKQYKFTNNEYGMGDFIEELKEKGYLQENPANGNLSITAKTEQTIRQSALEEIFGKLKKAGKGNHNSNISGIGEEKNADRREYTFGDSLDQIDMTASIHNAQINHGIGNFTLTERDLEVEEKDYKTLTSTVLMIDISHSMILYGEDRITPAKKVAMALAELINTRYPKDTLDIVVFGNDAWPITVKDLPYLQVGPYHTNTFAGLELATDLLRRRKTHNKQIFMITDGKPTCLKENGRYYKNSVGLDRKVISKTLNMAAQCKRLGIPITTFMIAKDPYLQQFVREFTQINGGRAFYSSLNGLGEYIFEDYIKNRRKTVR
- a CDS encoding sigma 54-interacting transcriptional regulator encodes the protein MDHINIKTLGALKASNYTPLSVKEELRKNLIRQLQDKDAGFDGILGYDETVIPELQTAILSRHNILLLGLRGQAKTRIARLMVNLLDEYIPYVSGSEIFDDPLNPISWYAKHELMIHGDNTPISWQHRSERYTEKLATPDVTVADLIGDVDPIKAATLKLTYNDERVIHFGLIPRAHRSIFVINELPDLQARIQVALFNMLQEKDIQIRGFKLRLPLDVQFVFTANPEDYTNRGSIVTPLKDRIESQILTHYPKTIAISRKITFQEARISAEQTQRIEADGLVKDLVEQVAFEARKSEFIDQKSGVSARLTISAYENLISTAERRMLINREKTTVVRLSDLTGIIPAVTGKIELVYEGELEGPAKVANTLIGKAIKSLFTRYFPDPEKAKKSKSANPYLNITEWFTEGHSLDISDDLSAAQYKKELMKVAGLKDLVKKFHPKLSENQTLLLMEFVLHGLAEYSQLNKNYLEGGFGFSDMFDSLFNLDLEQDDDEENYG